The DNA sequence GAGCTTAGCCGAAAGTATCGCGTAATGTCCATTGTGACAAGCCAAGCTCTTACCAGTACCAGTATCGTATTAAGCTTGAAATATTGATTATCATGAACAACAGATTCCGAAACAAGGCTTCGACGTGAGCTCAGCCGAACGTTCGGAATCACTTACCGTCATAAGTAACTTAACACAACACCAGCGTCATTTTTAGCCGATTGATTTGGTGTTCAGAAAACGGGAAACAAATATGAGCTAAAAATGCTTCAGGAACTAATTACTTCAAAAACAAGAATTCAGCTTTTATTTATGTTCTTTTTAAACAAGGAGAACATAACTTATTTGCGCGAATTAGCACATGTGTTAAACGAATCTACCAATTCCATCCGTCAGGAGCTTACAAAACTTGAAGATTTACAGTTGCTAGTTAGTTTTAAGCTAGGCAATAAAAAGTTTTATCGAGCAAATGTTACTCATACTTTCTTCCCTGATATCCGGAATATGCTGCTTAAAGAAATCGGTTTTGATTCAATTAAATCCTTATTGTATCGGGATGTATTGGGCTTGTCTGAAATTTTCGTAATTGGTAGTTATGCACAAGGTATTAACTCAAATATTATTGATCTTGTGCTGATAGGGCAACAGTTAGATAATAACCAAATCAGCAATGTCATTAGGGAGATTGAGTTGAAAGTGAAAAAGAAAATACGGTTTTTGATCCTGAGAAACAATGAATTTAACAAATTCTTTGGGCATTCAAAAATGTTTAAAATCTAAAATTACATATCTGATAGTATGAACAAATATTTAAACCTCTTCTTCATTGTCTCTCTGATATCTTTATTCTCGTGCCGAAGCAGTAAAGATCTGATTTTAATGAAAGATGCAACCAATGATGATCTTTTCAAAGGATTGCCTTTACAAACAACCGAACACATTCTGAAGGCCGGCGATATTCTTTATATTAGTATTAAAACAATGAACGCCGAGGTAAATGCTGTGTTTAATCCAGAATCAAATATGGAAACAAGCACAGGACAGGGGTATCAAAAGTACACAACTCCAAGTGGTGCCTACCTATATGGATATGAAATCGGAGCAGATGGCGCGATTAAACTGCCCATGCTGGGTAAGATTCAGGTTGCCGGAGTTTCAGTTTCTCAGGCAGAACCGATTGTTCAGAAAAAAGCAGACGAATTAATTAACGACGCCATTGTTAAAGTCAAATTGCTGAATTTTAAAATTACAGTAACCGGTGAAGTCCGTAATCCGGGAGTCTATTATAACTACAACAACTCGATCACGGTAATCGAAGCCCTGGCGATGGCCAATGGAAATACGGATTATGCTACAATTAAAACAGTTATGGTGATTAGGCCAGGCGCAGAACAAAATAAATCCTATTTCCTCGATCTTAGCTCTAAAAACATATTCGCTGCTGAGGCATTTTATTTGCAACCTAACGATTATGTTGTTGTGCAACCCGACCGGTATAAAAATTTCCAGTTAAACAGCCAGGCTTATTCCCTGTTCTTTTCTTCCTTATCGCTACTACTTGCAGTATTGGGTTTTGTTATTAAATAACATGAGTATCCGGCATTTTCCCATTGCGTATAAAGTGAATCACAATGTGATAATTGATTGTTATTTAGCCGTTTGATAATTAATTACTGACCATCAAATAACAATCAATGACTCCATTTTTAATTAAGAATGCACATTTGGGAAGGTTAATAAATAATCATTTAAAATAAATTCATCAGAAAATTGACTATGCAAGCATTAAACAGCTGTCCAAAAAACATTGATCATTCAATAATAATTTAGCCCAAATAAATTTGTATATAAATATGGAAAATATAGATAACATTTACGAGGTATTAAAAGAAGAAGATGGACCGGACATTAAGAAAATAATTTATCTGCTGCTCCGGCAATGGCATTGGTTTTTACTATTTGGCGCCCTGGGCTTTGGAGGGGCGTATTCCTACACCCGATTAACTAAACCAACCTATTCAGTAAGCGGCTCCATTCTGATCCCAGAAAAATCGAATGAAATGGATTTGAAAGATTTGTTTAGTGGCGCCCTGCAAGGTGGTCAGGACAACACAAAAATAAACAATCAGATCGAGATTCTTAAATCCTCGTTTACGATTAACCATACCTTACTAAACCTAAACTGGCGGACAAGTTGGTATAAAAAGGATCTTTTTATTTGGAATGGAATCTACAAACAAGAGCCCTTTGATGTGCAGGAGACCCAGTCATTTATTAATCCGTCAGGCATAAAAATATACATTACACCAACGAGTCAAAATTCATATTTGGTTTCAGGTGTCGGAGAATTAAATGTTCAGGGTAAAATTTATATAGTAAAATTCAACAGCAAGGGTGAATTTGGTCATCCTTTCCGAAACGAATATTTCAATTTCACGATCCTGAAAAAGATTAATATTTCCGACATTCCGGATGGTAAATATTATTTCGTGTTTAACGATCAAAGGGAAATGACACTAGCCTACCAAATAAGACTGGATGCTACTTTGAAGGATGAAAAAAGCGATATTGTACTCTGCACTATTAAAGGTGAAGAACCGGAGAAAGAGAGTGATTTTCTGAATGAACTTATTAAAGTTTACATTAGGCAGAAAATGGAAGTTCAAAACGAAGCACAGCGTCGTTCTCTCGATTTCATCAACACACAGCTTGCCGGAATCTCCGATTCACTCGACCGTGCCGGAACTAAATCTACTGAATTCAGATCCAGAAACGATATCATAGATTTGGGAGCTGAAGGAACACTGGTGATGAATACTCTCAAGGAAGTTGAATCCGAAAAAGCTCAAACCCAGATGCAACTCGACTATTTCAGGAACGTTCTTGACTATCTCGAAAAAAACGGAGACCTGACCAAACTGGTGTCGCCTTCGGTGGTTGGAATTGAAGATGCCTCGCTGAATGCACTGGTTGTAAATTTAGGCGAATTGTTTTCCCGCCGTCAGGTTTTGTCCTTCACAGCCAGAGCCAATAACCCAACACTGATACTGCTCGACAAGGAATTGGCACAAGCCCGTACCCGATTGAACGAAAACATTCGAAACCTGATTGACAATGCGAATCGATCGATCAATAGTCTGAAAGACAGACAAGATAAGATCATTTTACAGTTGAATAAACTGCCCCAAAAGGAGCAGCAAATGATTAACATTCAACGTCAGTTCGACCTGACCAATGAAATTTATACCTTCATGCTTCAAAAACGTGCAGAAACAAACATCGCGCTGGCTTCCAGTATTTCTGATGTCCAGATTATCGAAAGCGCAAGTCCAGATACGGCACTCTCAGTCGGCCTGACCCGAAAAACGATTTTGCCCATCGGTTTTATTCTGGGGCTGTCTCTGCCAGCTGGATTCATTCTGCTCGTAAACTTTTTCGACACCCGCATCCGTACCCAGGAAGACATTGAAAACAATACCCAGCTCCCCATCATCGGAAATATCATGCACAGTTTCGATGCAAATGAGCTGACTGTTTTCGGAAATCCAAAGTCAAACATTGCCGAATCATTTCGCGACTTACGCACCAACCTCGAGTTTATGCTTTCCGGCACTCAGGCAAAAGTAATCTCCATTCACTCGACCAACCCCAGTGAAGGAAAAACATTTAACACCACCAACCTTGCCACAATCCTGGCTATGAACGATAACAAGGTCCTGATTATTGGCGCTGATATGCGAAAACCGAAACTCCATAGGATATTTAAGGTCGAGAACGAACATGGTTTGAGTACCTGTCTGATCGGAGCAGATACTTTTGAACAGGTCATCTTTCCAACTCAGATCGAGAACCTGTATCTTTTGCCTTCAGGCCCCGTTCCACCAAATCCGGCAGAAATCCTGAGTAAGCCTGCTATGAAAAACCTGATTGAAATGGCCCGCAATCAATTCGACTATGTCCTCATCGATAACTCCCCGGTGGCATTGGTAACTGATGGAATTATTGCAAGCCGGGTATCGGACCTTAATATTTTTATTCTCCGTTATGGCGTGTCGCACAAACATCAGCTCGAAATGATCAACCAATATGCCGAAACGAAAAAGGTGACTAACATTGGCATCATCGTGAACGATATAAAAGTCAATTCGTTCGGCTACACTTATTACAAATATTACCAATACGAAGCCTATCAGAAAGACTACTATGCCTACGGCGAAGATGGAGTGGAAAAACGCCGGAAAAAGAAGGTGAAGAAGGCGTAAATTCGTATCTACATGATTATAGCTGTAGATTTTGATGGCACCATTGTCGAACACCGATTCCCGGATATTGGGCGTGTCCGTCCTTTTGCCTTTGAAACGCTTCTGGAACTACAAAAGAAAAAATACAAGTTAATTTTGTGGACACATCGTTCCGGGCGGCAACTTGAAGAAGCTGTGGCGTTTTGCCGTGAGAACGGCTTGACTTTTTATGCCATTAATAAAAATTACCCGGAAGAAAAATGGTTCGAACACGACAGCCGCAAAATTGTGGCCGACATTTATATCGACGACCGGAACCTGGGGGGTATTCCTTCCTGGGGCGAAATTTACCAGATGATCTGTCCCGATGAAACAGAAGTTTCTTTTAAGAACAATAAAGCCTGGTGGAAACGGTGAAGAATCTTACTTTCCAATAATCCAAATTAGAAACATGTGTGGAATAGTAGCATATATTGGATACAGTGAAGCTTTCCCTATTTTAATAAATGGGTTAAAACATCTTGAATACAGGGGTTATGATTCATCGGGAATAGCTTTATTGCAAAAAGGCCAGACGACTAATATATTCAAGAAAAAAGGTAAAGTCAAAGAACTGGAAAGGTACTGCGAAGGGAAAGATATGACCGGCTGTTTGGGCATGGCCCATACACGCTGGGCAACTCATGGCGAACCTAACGATACAAATGCTCATCCGCATGTGTCCATGAGAAGATTGTTCACGATTGTGCACAATGGAATTATAGAGAACTACGGGAAGCTTAAGAAGGATCTGTCCGAAAAAGGATATACCTTTTACAGCGAGACCGATACTGAAGTTTTGGCTAATCTTATCGAATACATGTATGTTCAGGGGGAAGTATTGGATGCTGAACAAGCCGTTCGAATGGCTCTCTCTCGTGTTGTCGGAGCTTTTGGACTCGTGGTGATGTGTCAGGCGGAAGCTTTAAAGTTGATTGCAGCACGGCGCAGCAGTCCACTGGCGATCGGTATCGGGCAAAATGAATATTATCTGGCTTCGGATGCTACTCCTTTGGTGGAATATACCCAACGTGTCGTCTATCTGGATGATAACGATGTGGCCATTTTAACATCGAACAGTTTTACTTTAAAAACTATTGATGTTGATAAAGAAAAAATACCTGAAATTCAGAAGCTGGAGTTGAGCATAGGAGCTTTGGAAAAAAATGGCTATGATCATTTTATGCTAAAAGAAATTTTCGAGCAACCCGAAACCATAGAAGCTTCTTTCAGGGGACGCATAAATACCAAAAATAACGAGATTATTCTGGGAAGACTTACTGATGTAATGCCTCGAATCCTGGAAGCACAACGGATTGTTCTTATTGCCTGTGGCACTTCGTGGCACGCTGCACTTATCGGCGAATACCTGATTGAAGAGTTGGCTCGGATACCGGTTGAAGTGGAATATGCTTCCGAATTCCGATACCGTAACCCTGTGCTCAGTTCGAATGATGTCGTATTGGCTATCTCTCAAAGTGGTGAAACAGCCGATACGCTATCAGCGGTTCGGATGGCTAAAGAACATCAGGCCATGGTATTGGGAATTTGTAATGTGGTGGGGTCCTCGATGTCCAGGGAGACGGATGCCGGGATTTATACCCATGCGGGAAGTGAAATCGGGGTCGCATCTACCAAAGCGTTTACAGCGCAGGTAACCGTATTGACCTTACTGGCACTCCGGCTGGCACGTTTGAAACAAACGATTCCGGAAGAACGTTTTCATGCCATTGTAACCGATTTGTTGGCGGCGCCGGAAAAAATCAGGACAATACTTCAATCGTCAAATCATATTCAGTACATAGCTAATAAATACAGAGATGCAGTTAATGCCTTATACCTTGGACGTGGATATCTTTTCCCGGTAGCGTTGGAGGGGGCTCTTAAGCTCAAAGAGATTTCTTATATCCATGCCGAAGGTTATGCCGCAG is a window from the Aquipluma nitroreducens genome containing:
- a CDS encoding BT0820 family HAD-type phosphatase; the encoded protein is MIIAVDFDGTIVEHRFPDIGRVRPFAFETLLELQKKKYKLILWTHRSGRQLEEAVAFCRENGLTFYAINKNYPEEKWFEHDSRKIVADIYIDDRNLGGIPSWGEIYQMICPDETEVSFKNNKAWWKR
- a CDS encoding GumC family protein encodes the protein MENIDNIYEVLKEEDGPDIKKIIYLLLRQWHWFLLFGALGFGGAYSYTRLTKPTYSVSGSILIPEKSNEMDLKDLFSGALQGGQDNTKINNQIEILKSSFTINHTLLNLNWRTSWYKKDLFIWNGIYKQEPFDVQETQSFINPSGIKIYITPTSQNSYLVSGVGELNVQGKIYIVKFNSKGEFGHPFRNEYFNFTILKKINISDIPDGKYYFVFNDQREMTLAYQIRLDATLKDEKSDIVLCTIKGEEPEKESDFLNELIKVYIRQKMEVQNEAQRRSLDFINTQLAGISDSLDRAGTKSTEFRSRNDIIDLGAEGTLVMNTLKEVESEKAQTQMQLDYFRNVLDYLEKNGDLTKLVSPSVVGIEDASLNALVVNLGELFSRRQVLSFTARANNPTLILLDKELAQARTRLNENIRNLIDNANRSINSLKDRQDKIILQLNKLPQKEQQMINIQRQFDLTNEIYTFMLQKRAETNIALASSISDVQIIESASPDTALSVGLTRKTILPIGFILGLSLPAGFILLVNFFDTRIRTQEDIENNTQLPIIGNIMHSFDANELTVFGNPKSNIAESFRDLRTNLEFMLSGTQAKVISIHSTNPSEGKTFNTTNLATILAMNDNKVLIIGADMRKPKLHRIFKVENEHGLSTCLIGADTFEQVIFPTQIENLYLLPSGPVPPNPAEILSKPAMKNLIEMARNQFDYVLIDNSPVALVTDGIIASRVSDLNIFILRYGVSHKHQLEMINQYAETKKVTNIGIIVNDIKVNSFGYTYYKYYQYEAYQKDYYAYGEDGVEKRRKKKVKKA
- a CDS encoding winged helix-turn-helix domain-containing protein, producing the protein MLQELITSKTRIQLLFMFFLNKENITYLRELAHVLNESTNSIRQELTKLEDLQLLVSFKLGNKKFYRANVTHTFFPDIRNMLLKEIGFDSIKSLLYRDVLGLSEIFVIGSYAQGINSNIIDLVLIGQQLDNNQISNVIREIELKVKKKIRFLILRNNEFNKFFGHSKMFKI
- a CDS encoding polysaccharide biosynthesis/export family protein, whose amino-acid sequence is MNKYLNLFFIVSLISLFSCRSSKDLILMKDATNDDLFKGLPLQTTEHILKAGDILYISIKTMNAEVNAVFNPESNMETSTGQGYQKYTTPSGAYLYGYEIGADGAIKLPMLGKIQVAGVSVSQAEPIVQKKADELINDAIVKVKLLNFKITVTGEVRNPGVYYNYNNSITVIEALAMANGNTDYATIKTVMVIRPGAEQNKSYFLDLSSKNIFAAEAFYLQPNDYVVVQPDRYKNFQLNSQAYSLFFSSLSLLLAVLGFVIK
- the glmS gene encoding glutamine--fructose-6-phosphate transaminase (isomerizing), whose amino-acid sequence is MCGIVAYIGYSEAFPILINGLKHLEYRGYDSSGIALLQKGQTTNIFKKKGKVKELERYCEGKDMTGCLGMAHTRWATHGEPNDTNAHPHVSMRRLFTIVHNGIIENYGKLKKDLSEKGYTFYSETDTEVLANLIEYMYVQGEVLDAEQAVRMALSRVVGAFGLVVMCQAEALKLIAARRSSPLAIGIGQNEYYLASDATPLVEYTQRVVYLDDNDVAILTSNSFTLKTIDVDKEKIPEIQKLELSIGALEKNGYDHFMLKEIFEQPETIEASFRGRINTKNNEIILGRLTDVMPRILEAQRIVLIACGTSWHAALIGEYLIEELARIPVEVEYASEFRYRNPVLSSNDVVLAISQSGETADTLSAVRMAKEHQAMVLGICNVVGSSMSRETDAGIYTHAGSEIGVASTKAFTAQVTVLTLLALRLARLKQTIPEERFHAIVTDLLAAPEKIRTILQSSNHIQYIANKYRDAVNALYLGRGYLFPVALEGALKLKEISYIHAEGYAAGEMKHGPIALIDNNIPVVVVAPKDRYYEKVVSNIQEVKARKGNVIAVVSMGDNRLKGMVNDVLEIPESDPIVTPLLTVIPLQLFAYYIAVLRGCDVDQPRNLAKSVTVE